The proteins below are encoded in one region of Tessaracoccus aquimaris:
- a CDS encoding YhgE/Pip domain-containing protein, with protein sequence MPDSSRNPLTLARFELKRFKGPLPRLALVFILLIPLLYGCIYLAGNWDPYGRLDQVPVAVVNEDVPTKVNDKDVHAGQDFVDSLHRTGTFDFQNTDAADADAGLKDGRYYLVITVPKDFSTNLVSGQGDDPTRAKIMLRRNDANGFVIGTITNSAQNSIAKAIDETAVSSYFEAVFANLKTIREGMVSAADGAAQLDTGLTDAHEGSGKLRQGASDAAAGADELNTGAAKLATGAGTAADGAGQLADGLTKLDDGASKLKDGSRQVAGGTQQLADTLDPVLTVAAEKLPGVQADVTKAADAAADLTSLTAQGSGTTAGNSAAISDAVDDLVAQHPELADDPAFKRLQAHTTNLASITGDVAKHATTIADAVAKADDTIRNTGDLSTKAKDAKAKVDALNSGAQQVASGASDLAGGTSTALSGATSLRSGLGDLKSGADQLSDGAGTLATGLHTLSEGAVSLDDGLAKLSDGAHELSTKLADGAAQIPALTEDQEADAVSVLSAPVDVTMTVDNPAHVYGRGLAPMFFSIALWVLGISAFFIVRPITGRVLAARGSDLRIGLTAWAPLGFISVIAGWLMLAAAWIGLGLDPVHPWLMILLVTVVSLAFSAVAHLMRTWLGFVATAAMLVLLILQLTAAGGTYPPELLPPFFAAIGHFVPMSYSIDAFRIAISGGLMSKFVRDLALLATLFFSCMALLVLVVHRKRRFTVKDLHPPL encoded by the coding sequence ATGCCCGATAGCTCACGCAACCCACTCACCCTCGCCCGCTTCGAACTCAAGCGTTTCAAGGGGCCGCTGCCGCGGCTGGCGCTGGTGTTCATCCTGCTGATCCCGCTGCTGTACGGCTGCATCTACCTGGCGGGCAACTGGGATCCCTACGGTCGCCTCGACCAGGTGCCGGTCGCCGTCGTCAACGAGGACGTGCCAACCAAGGTCAACGACAAGGACGTGCACGCGGGCCAGGACTTCGTCGACAGCCTGCACCGCACCGGCACCTTCGACTTCCAGAACACCGACGCCGCCGACGCCGACGCAGGCCTGAAGGACGGCCGCTACTACCTCGTCATCACCGTGCCGAAGGACTTCTCCACCAACCTGGTCAGCGGCCAGGGCGACGACCCGACGCGCGCCAAGATCATGCTGCGCCGCAACGACGCAAACGGCTTCGTGATCGGCACCATCACCAACTCGGCGCAGAACTCGATCGCGAAGGCCATCGACGAGACCGCCGTCAGTAGCTACTTCGAGGCGGTCTTCGCCAACCTCAAGACGATCCGGGAGGGCATGGTCTCCGCCGCGGACGGCGCGGCTCAGCTCGACACCGGCCTCACCGACGCGCACGAGGGCAGCGGCAAGCTCCGGCAGGGCGCCTCCGACGCCGCCGCGGGCGCTGACGAGCTGAACACCGGCGCCGCGAAACTCGCCACCGGCGCGGGCACCGCCGCCGACGGGGCGGGCCAACTGGCCGACGGGCTCACCAAGCTCGACGACGGCGCGTCGAAGCTCAAGGACGGCTCACGACAGGTCGCGGGAGGCACCCAGCAGTTGGCCGACACCCTTGACCCCGTGCTCACGGTCGCGGCCGAGAAGCTGCCGGGAGTCCAGGCCGACGTCACGAAGGCAGCGGACGCCGCCGCCGACCTGACCAGCCTGACCGCGCAGGGAAGCGGCACGACCGCGGGCAACAGCGCAGCCATCTCCGACGCCGTCGACGACCTCGTGGCGCAGCACCCCGAACTCGCCGACGACCCCGCGTTCAAGCGGCTGCAGGCACACACCACCAACCTCGCCTCCATCACCGGCGACGTCGCAAAGCATGCGACGACCATCGCCGACGCGGTCGCGAAGGCCGACGACACCATCCGCAACACCGGCGACCTGTCCACCAAGGCCAAGGACGCCAAGGCCAAGGTCGACGCGCTCAACAGCGGCGCCCAGCAGGTCGCCTCCGGTGCCTCCGACCTGGCGGGCGGCACGTCGACGGCGCTCAGCGGCGCCACGTCGCTGAGGTCGGGCCTCGGCGACCTGAAGTCGGGCGCCGACCAACTCTCCGACGGCGCGGGAACCCTCGCGACAGGGCTGCACACGCTCTCTGAGGGGGCCGTCTCGCTCGACGACGGGCTCGCGAAACTCTCCGACGGCGCCCACGAACTGTCGACCAAGCTGGCCGACGGCGCCGCGCAGATCCCCGCCCTGACCGAGGACCAGGAGGCCGACGCTGTCAGCGTGCTGTCTGCCCCTGTCGACGTGACGATGACCGTCGACAACCCGGCGCACGTCTACGGCCGCGGCCTCGCGCCGATGTTCTTCTCGATCGCGCTGTGGGTGCTCGGCATCTCCGCGTTCTTCATCGTCCGGCCGATCACGGGCCGGGTGCTGGCTGCGCGGGGCAGCGACCTGCGGATCGGCCTGACGGCGTGGGCGCCGCTCGGGTTCATCTCGGTGATCGCGGGCTGGTTGATGCTCGCCGCAGCCTGGATCGGCCTCGGCCTCGACCCGGTGCATCCGTGGCTGATGATCCTGCTCGTGACGGTGGTCTCGCTCGCGTTCTCCGCGGTCGCGCACCTGATGAGAACCTGGCTCGGCTTCGTGGCGACCGCCGCGATGCTGGTGCTCCTGATCCTGCAGTTGACCGCCGCGGGGGGCACCTATCCTCCGGAGTTGCTGCCGCCTTTCTTCGCGGCGATCGGCCACTTCGTCCCGATGAGTTACTCGATCGACGCGTTCCGGATCGCGATCTCGGGCGGGCTGATGAGCAAGTTCGTCCGCGACCTGGCACTGCTGGCGACGCTGTTCTTCTCCTGCATGGCGCTGCTGGTGCTCGTGGTCCACCGCAAGCGCAGGTTCACCGTCAAGGACCTCCACCCACCGCTGTGA
- a CDS encoding ATP-binding cassette domain-containing protein — MDTPHHALQDDETPDPVLVAKNLRLETGHGVVFDGVTTEVPRGAVVAVTGKAGVGKSALLLALTGRMRGVTGELSVDGNDALRHPGRVRKITSVARIDDLVEPEDSLSLEDCITERTLADAASARSRMANYLHTSTLLGLDVPLTTLYGDLSPADQVRAAISLATIRPAPLIVLDDIDRETTTLEQGDLWEGLLRLSDEGVSIIASTSERTAIPLSVLSIEMDTPHAR, encoded by the coding sequence GTGGATACGCCGCATCATGCCTTGCAGGACGACGAGACGCCGGATCCGGTGCTCGTCGCCAAGAACCTACGCCTCGAGACCGGCCATGGCGTCGTCTTCGACGGAGTCACCACCGAGGTGCCACGCGGCGCCGTCGTGGCCGTCACCGGGAAGGCGGGCGTCGGCAAGTCCGCCCTGCTGCTGGCCTTGACGGGTCGGATGCGCGGGGTCACTGGCGAACTGAGCGTCGACGGTAACGACGCGCTGCGTCACCCCGGCCGGGTGCGCAAGATCACGTCGGTCGCCCGGATTGACGACCTCGTCGAACCGGAGGACTCGCTCTCCCTTGAGGACTGCATCACCGAGCGCACGCTCGCGGACGCAGCATCCGCCCGCTCAAGGATGGCCAACTACCTGCACACGTCCACCCTGCTCGGCCTCGACGTTCCCCTCACGACGCTCTACGGAGACCTGTCCCCCGCCGACCAGGTGAGGGCCGCGATCTCGCTCGCCACGATCCGGCCCGCGCCGCTGATCGTGCTCGACGACATCGACCGTGAGACCACCACCCTTGAACAGGGCGACCTCTGGGAGGGACTGCTGAGGCTCTCCGACGAGGGCGTCAGCATCATCGCCTCCACGTCCGAACGCACCGCCATCCCCCTGTCGGTGCTCTCGATCGAGATGGATACCCCGCATGCCCGATAG
- a CDS encoding TetR/AcrR family transcriptional regulator: MTTVPILGRRDRNKAAKRAAISRAATELFTQQGYAATTTQQVARAADIAEGTLFRYAGSKPELLLMVINEHLRPLVDGVADPSGAAVEDEILHLLSPIIDLAESQPENAAPFLREVLFGEDGPQRREALGLVDQVVSRIAALLRPYEDRLEGMEPAEAARWVFSALVSELLQDVVGRGTPDRQAALRARVRVLLRGLGAA; the protein is encoded by the coding sequence ATGACCACGGTTCCCATCCTCGGCCGACGCGACCGCAACAAGGCGGCCAAGCGCGCCGCCATCTCGCGAGCCGCGACGGAGCTGTTCACGCAACAGGGTTACGCCGCCACCACGACGCAGCAGGTCGCCCGGGCGGCCGACATCGCGGAGGGCACGCTCTTCCGTTACGCCGGCAGCAAGCCCGAGTTGCTCCTGATGGTCATCAACGAGCACCTGCGCCCCCTTGTCGACGGCGTCGCGGACCCCTCAGGCGCCGCCGTCGAGGACGAGATCCTGCACCTGCTGAGCCCGATCATCGATCTCGCGGAGAGCCAGCCTGAGAACGCGGCCCCCTTCCTGCGCGAGGTCCTCTTCGGCGAGGACGGCCCGCAGCGTCGGGAGGCGCTGGGGTTGGTCGACCAGGTCGTCAGCCGGATCGCGGCGCTGCTGCGCCCCTACGAGGACCGCCTCGAGGGGATGGAACCGGCGGAGGCGGCCAGGTGGGTGTTCTCCGCGCTCGTCAGCGAGTTGCTGCAGGACGTCGTCGGCAGGGGCACCCCCGACAGGCAGGCCGCGTTACGCGCCCGTGTCCGCGTCCTGCTCCGTGGGCTCGGCGCCGCCTGA
- a CDS encoding putative immunity protein, translating into MGTKHPPIELSLAEIRAVSDFALRCAERVLPLFAEAFPDDPRPALAILAGHRFADGGPRETGLRRVAMDAWRAGREATAEDHARAGHAAFSASSAGASAFLHPFAEEHQVKHILGAGGHAVCALELDDLDAQDGIDWVDSLADDVVREVLRRLPPAPPKGGRVGAVVRRLDAQLRGSGGAEPTEQDADTGA; encoded by the coding sequence ATGGGGACCAAGCATCCACCGATCGAGCTCAGCCTTGCCGAGATCCGGGCGGTGAGCGACTTCGCGTTGCGCTGCGCCGAGCGCGTCCTGCCGCTGTTCGCTGAGGCATTCCCCGACGACCCGAGGCCAGCCCTGGCGATCCTCGCCGGGCACCGGTTCGCCGACGGCGGCCCGCGTGAGACGGGCCTGCGGCGCGTCGCGATGGACGCCTGGCGGGCGGGCCGCGAGGCGACCGCGGAGGATCACGCGCGGGCCGGTCACGCGGCCTTCTCCGCGTCGTCGGCCGGGGCGTCGGCGTTCCTGCACCCGTTCGCCGAGGAGCATCAGGTCAAGCACATCCTCGGCGCGGGCGGGCACGCGGTGTGCGCGCTCGAACTGGACGATCTCGACGCCCAGGACGGCATTGACTGGGTCGACTCGCTCGCCGACGACGTGGTGCGCGAGGTGCTGCGTCGACTGCCGCCCGCGCCGCCGAAGGGAGGGCGCGTGGGGGCCGTCGTCAGGCGCCTGGATGCGCAGTTGCGCGGCTCAGGCGGCGCCGAGCCCACGGAGCAGGACGCGGACACGGGCGCGTAA
- a CDS encoding ATP-dependent DNA ligase — protein MADVILEVPGPEPRSVKLSSPDKVLWPIDGDPVTKRDLADYLLAVAEPFLFLNGDRPMTLQRFPDGVEGEEFFSKRPPPGAPSYLKAVMCTYPSRRRHEQLVFDEPAELAWAAQMGTITFHPWPVRTSNLDNPDEFRIDLDPQPGRDFGDAVTAALELRTVMAESGLTAYAKTSGNRGVHVYARIAPTHEFQDVRHGVIAIARELERRMPELVTTSWWKEERGEKVFVDFNQANRDRTIAGAYSPRPLAWAPVSTPLSWDELVDADPRDLTVRTVPALLKRRGCPWSDIDEHVGDVSGALAMWQADLDNGLGELNFPPDYPKMPGEPPRVPPSKRKTDRADEDYMAPKAERDAEWGTAVVPPFGPMLAKPVKKLPKGEYLFEPKWDGFRSLIWRSGDMVEIGSRNSRPMTRYFPELVEAIIANFPDHSVIDGEIIMIDPESGDRLNFDALQQRIHPAASRIKKLSASMPASFVAFDLLALGTDNYAERPFRERREALEKALANAEPPIFLTQGTYDEALAMEWFEQFEGAGLDGVIAKPLDEPYAEDKRVMYKLKHERTADCVVAGYRLYKDESDAIGSLLLGLYTADGVLNSVGVIGAFPMARRKELFEELQPLVTGFDGHPWAWAKPEESLPDNRDQSIPRTPTSAAHSRWNAKKDLSFTPLRPERVVEVRYEHMEGDRFRHTAQFLRWREDRDPESCTYEQLEEPVSYDLSKVLGAG, from the coding sequence ATGGCGGATGTGATCCTCGAGGTGCCCGGCCCTGAGCCGAGGTCGGTCAAGCTCAGCAGCCCTGACAAGGTGCTCTGGCCGATCGACGGCGACCCCGTCACCAAACGTGACCTCGCCGACTACCTGCTGGCGGTCGCCGAGCCGTTCCTGTTCCTCAACGGCGACCGGCCCATGACGCTGCAGCGCTTCCCCGACGGCGTCGAGGGCGAGGAGTTCTTCTCCAAGCGTCCGCCGCCCGGCGCGCCCAGCTACCTCAAGGCGGTGATGTGCACCTATCCGTCGCGGCGCCGTCACGAGCAACTCGTCTTCGACGAGCCGGCCGAACTGGCCTGGGCGGCGCAGATGGGCACCATCACGTTCCACCCGTGGCCGGTGCGCACCTCCAACTTGGACAACCCCGACGAGTTCCGCATCGACCTCGACCCGCAGCCCGGCCGCGACTTCGGCGACGCCGTCACCGCCGCCCTCGAACTGCGCACGGTGATGGCCGAGAGCGGGTTGACGGCCTACGCCAAGACCTCCGGCAACCGCGGCGTCCATGTGTACGCCCGGATCGCGCCGACGCACGAGTTCCAAGACGTCCGACACGGCGTCATCGCGATCGCGCGGGAACTTGAGCGGCGGATGCCGGAACTCGTCACCACGTCGTGGTGGAAGGAGGAGCGCGGCGAGAAGGTCTTCGTCGACTTCAACCAGGCCAACCGGGATCGCACCATCGCGGGCGCCTACTCGCCCCGGCCGCTGGCGTGGGCGCCGGTGTCGACCCCGCTGAGCTGGGACGAACTGGTCGACGCCGACCCGCGCGACCTCACCGTCCGCACCGTGCCCGCCCTGCTGAAGCGCCGCGGCTGCCCCTGGTCGGACATCGACGAGCACGTCGGCGACGTCTCCGGGGCCCTTGCGATGTGGCAGGCCGACCTCGACAACGGGCTAGGCGAACTCAACTTTCCCCCGGACTATCCCAAGATGCCGGGCGAGCCGCCCCGCGTCCCGCCGAGCAAGCGCAAGACAGACCGCGCCGACGAGGACTACATGGCGCCGAAGGCCGAGCGGGACGCCGAGTGGGGCACCGCCGTCGTGCCGCCGTTCGGGCCGATGCTCGCTAAGCCAGTCAAGAAGCTTCCCAAGGGGGAGTACCTGTTCGAGCCGAAGTGGGACGGCTTCCGGTCGCTGATCTGGCGCTCGGGGGACATGGTCGAGATCGGGTCGCGCAACTCGCGTCCCATGACCCGCTACTTCCCGGAACTGGTCGAGGCGATCATCGCGAACTTCCCCGACCACAGCGTCATCGACGGCGAGATCATCATGATCGACCCCGAGTCGGGGGACCGGCTCAACTTCGACGCCCTGCAGCAGCGGATCCATCCGGCGGCGTCGCGGATCAAGAAGCTCAGCGCCTCGATGCCCGCCAGTTTCGTGGCGTTCGACCTGCTCGCGCTCGGCACCGACAACTATGCGGAGCGGCCGTTCCGGGAGCGTCGGGAGGCGCTCGAGAAGGCGCTCGCGAACGCCGAGCCGCCCATCTTCCTGACGCAGGGCACCTACGACGAGGCACTCGCGATGGAGTGGTTCGAGCAGTTCGAGGGGGCTGGGCTCGACGGGGTGATCGCCAAGCCGCTGGACGAGCCGTACGCCGAGGACAAGCGGGTGATGTACAAGCTCAAGCACGAGCGCACGGCGGACTGCGTGGTGGCCGGGTACCGGCTGTACAAGGACGAGTCGGACGCGATCGGGTCGCTGCTGCTGGGGCTCTACACGGCTGACGGCGTGCTGAACTCGGTCGGCGTGATCGGGGCCTTCCCGATGGCGCGCCGGAAGGAACTGTTCGAGGAGTTGCAGCCGCTGGTGACCGGCTTCGATGGCCATCCGTGGGCTTGGGCGAAGCCGGAGGAGTCGCTGCCGGACAACCGGGACCAGTCGATCCCGCGGACCCCGACGTCGGCGGCGCACTCGCGGTGGAACGCGAAGAAGGACCTGTCGTTCACGCCGCTGCGGCCCGAGCGGGTCGTCGAGGTGCGCTACGAGCACATGGAGGGCGACCGGTTCCGACACACGGCCCAGTTCCTGCGCTGGCGCGAGGATCGCGACCCGGAGTCGTGCACGTACGAGCAGTTGGAGGAGCCGGTCAGCTACGACCTGTCGAAGGTCCTCGGCGCTGGTTGA
- a CDS encoding NINE protein, which yields MSYGMYGYASVPVPSMFYVAGGYGQEHGPYPVQGLAHMAVTGTLRPDSMIRDAAGGNYFPAAQLPGLYSSRDWSVALVLSILLGCFGIDRFYLGQTGLGILKLITGGGFGIWWLIDVILIATRKQPDAEGRPLR from the coding sequence ATGAGCTATGGCATGTACGGGTATGCATCGGTTCCGGTTCCCTCGATGTTCTACGTCGCCGGAGGATACGGCCAAGAGCACGGCCCTTACCCGGTTCAGGGGCTCGCCCACATGGCGGTGACGGGCACCCTTCGCCCCGACAGCATGATCCGCGACGCCGCTGGCGGCAACTACTTCCCCGCTGCCCAACTGCCGGGGCTGTACTCGAGCCGCGACTGGTCCGTCGCGCTGGTCCTCAGCATCCTGCTCGGCTGCTTCGGCATCGATCGTTTCTACCTGGGCCAGACGGGCCTCGGCATCCTGAAACTGATCACCGGCGGCGGCTTCGGCATCTGGTGGCTGATCGACGTCATCCTGATCGCGACCCGCAAGCAGCCCGACGCGGAGGGTCGCCCGCTGCGCTGA
- a CDS encoding FMN-binding negative transcriptional regulator, which yields MTKDIASYVYCPASQRVDEAQSRDLLEACGAALWITSGDGAPSATLLPTMWRGDLLIAHASDHNEQFAIIEGEVPCRVLVQGSDAYISPRWYQSVQPASEGGAARGRAEGRGVGTWNYKQVQIAGVLTVHRDRERLRREVSELGALHDELRFGEGCPADAHRGPWTASELPGDYFDAMLRGIVGLELRITDVVGRFKLSQNRTEVDREGAITGLGERGRPRDLAVAEAMRTATPLYDPTTD from the coding sequence GTGACCAAGGACATCGCCAGCTACGTGTACTGCCCAGCGAGCCAGCGCGTCGACGAGGCCCAGTCGCGCGACCTGCTCGAGGCGTGCGGGGCCGCACTCTGGATCACGAGCGGAGACGGCGCACCCTCGGCGACCCTGTTGCCGACGATGTGGCGCGGTGACCTGCTGATCGCCCACGCGTCCGACCACAACGAACAGTTCGCCATCATCGAGGGCGAGGTGCCGTGCCGCGTGCTCGTGCAGGGTTCCGACGCCTACATCAGCCCCCGGTGGTACCAGAGCGTTCAGCCGGCCTCCGAGGGCGGCGCGGCGCGCGGTCGCGCGGAGGGCCGCGGCGTGGGGACGTGGAACTACAAGCAGGTGCAGATCGCAGGCGTGTTGACCGTGCACAGGGACCGGGAACGGCTTCGCCGCGAGGTGAGCGAGTTGGGTGCGCTGCACGACGAACTCCGGTTCGGGGAGGGCTGCCCAGCCGACGCGCATCGGGGGCCGTGGACGGCGTCCGAACTGCCCGGTGACTATTTCGACGCGATGCTGCGCGGGATCGTCGGCCTGGAGTTGCGGATCACGGACGTGGTCGGCCGGTTCAAGCTGTCCCAGAACCGCACCGAGGTCGACAGGGAGGGCGCGATCACGGGCTTGGGGGAACGCGGTCGCCCGCGGGACCTGGCGGTCGCCGAGGCGATGCGGACGGCGACGCCGCTGTACGACCCGACGACCGACTGA